A genomic stretch from Desulfohalobium retbaense DSM 5692 includes:
- the cysS gene encoding cysteine--tRNA ligase: MQLYNSMTRQKEEFIPQTSGEISLYVCGITAYDYCHIGHARAAVVFDVLVRYFRDQNFAVHFVRNFTDVDDKIIKRAAEEHLEADEVAQKYIAAYYEDMERLGVQPANFEPKATEHIQDMIGLAENLIAKGHAYATASGDVYFRVRSLPSYGSLSGRELDTMRAGARIAPGEEKEDPLDFALWKRAKPEEPSWPSPWGNGRPGWHLECSAMSERFLGLPLDIHGGGQDLAFPHHENERAQSLAASGKELARFWVHNGFVQVEAEKMSKSLGNFITIRDILSYYLPEVLRYFLVTKHYRSPLDFNWEVMDEAEKGLRRLYQTRQHIAEALSRSNWSKTELPSELSAEIDDLDAKWRQNMEDDLNTAGALGHVFTLNRLANRILEDKTWRKAEAGGKLLERIQSIFEHIGNVLGLFQQTPDAFLDDLRTQKAKRKGIDTSAVAQLITKRQEARRAKDFTTADSVRQQLEEMGIEVQDTPQGPVWDIL, encoded by the coding sequence ATGCAATTATACAACTCCATGACCCGGCAGAAAGAAGAGTTTATCCCCCAAACCTCCGGTGAAATCTCCCTCTACGTCTGCGGCATCACCGCCTACGACTACTGCCATATTGGCCATGCCCGTGCCGCTGTTGTTTTCGACGTCCTGGTACGGTATTTTCGCGACCAGAATTTTGCTGTACATTTTGTCCGCAACTTCACAGACGTGGACGACAAGATCATCAAGCGTGCCGCGGAAGAGCACCTTGAGGCGGACGAGGTGGCCCAAAAATATATCGCCGCCTATTACGAAGACATGGAGCGTCTCGGGGTCCAGCCCGCCAATTTTGAGCCCAAAGCGACAGAACACATTCAGGACATGATCGGCCTCGCCGAAAACCTTATCGCCAAAGGACACGCCTACGCCACCGCCTCAGGCGATGTCTATTTCCGGGTTCGCTCCCTGCCGAGTTACGGAAGCTTGTCTGGACGGGAATTGGACACCATGCGTGCCGGAGCCCGTATTGCGCCGGGTGAAGAAAAAGAAGATCCCCTGGATTTTGCGCTATGGAAGCGGGCCAAGCCGGAAGAGCCTTCCTGGCCCAGTCCGTGGGGCAATGGCCGTCCGGGCTGGCATCTTGAGTGCTCAGCCATGAGCGAACGGTTCCTGGGCCTGCCTCTGGACATCCACGGCGGGGGGCAGGATCTGGCCTTCCCCCACCACGAAAACGAGCGGGCCCAATCCTTGGCCGCCAGTGGCAAGGAATTGGCCCGATTCTGGGTCCACAACGGCTTTGTTCAAGTTGAAGCCGAAAAGATGTCCAAATCGCTGGGCAACTTCATTACCATCCGGGACATTTTGTCCTACTATCTCCCTGAAGTCCTGCGCTATTTTCTGGTCACCAAACACTATCGCAGCCCTCTGGACTTCAATTGGGAGGTCATGGACGAAGCTGAAAAAGGACTGCGGCGCCTGTACCAGACGAGACAACACATTGCCGAGGCCCTGTCGCGCAGCAATTGGTCCAAAACCGAGCTGCCCTCGGAGTTGAGCGCTGAAATCGACGATCTGGATGCAAAATGGCGCCAGAATATGGAAGACGATCTCAACACCGCTGGTGCTTTGGGCCATGTCTTCACGCTCAACCGGTTGGCCAACCGCATCCTGGAAGACAAGACCTGGCGCAAAGCCGAAGCTGGGGGGAAGCTCCTCGAACGGATCCAGAGCATCTTCGAGCATATCGGCAACGTCCTGGGCTTGTTTCAACAGACTCCAGATGCCTTTCTCGATGATCTGCGCACCCAAAAGGCAAAGCGCAAAGGCATAGACACCTCCGCGGTGGCCCAATTGATCACCAAGCGCCAGGAGGCCCGGCGCGCAAAAGATTTCACGACCGCTGATTCCGTCCGCCAGCAACTGGAGGAAATGGGCATCGAAGTCCAGGATACCCCCCAGGGGCCGGTTTGGGACATCCTGTAG
- a CDS encoding 23S rRNA (pseudouridine(1915)-N(3))-methyltransferase RlmH: MNRLKCIWTGAMKKGIWRDAAELYWKRLSGLYTSDSVCVKDGPSHLAPGPRKEAEAKAILAKTTPRDRVIVLDERGKSRTSAQLAQDLTGWLEDPARQPCFILGGAYGLADQVRDRADDLLAFGPMTLPHELARVVLFEQLYRAATILKNIPYHH; the protein is encoded by the coding sequence ATGAACCGCCTGAAATGCATCTGGACCGGAGCGATGAAAAAAGGCATCTGGCGTGACGCAGCCGAACTCTACTGGAAACGTTTGTCCGGCTTGTACACCAGTGACTCCGTATGCGTAAAAGACGGGCCCTCCCATTTGGCACCTGGCCCGCGCAAAGAAGCCGAGGCCAAGGCCATCCTGGCCAAAACCACCCCCCGCGACCGCGTCATCGTCCTTGACGAACGAGGGAAATCCCGCACATCTGCCCAGTTGGCCCAGGATCTCACCGGATGGTTGGAGGATCCGGCCAGGCAGCCCTGTTTTATTCTCGGCGGGGCATACGGCCTGGCGGATCAGGTCCGCGACCGCGCTGACGATCTCTTGGCGTTTGGCCCCATGACCCTGCCCCATGAATTGGCGCGGGTTGTCCTTTTCGAGCAGCTGTACCGCGCCGCGACCATTCTGAAAAACATCCCCTACCACCACTGA
- a CDS encoding zinc ribbon domain-containing protein, with translation MSLYMKQIEQLVTLQRVDDEIVKLEQTLEATPKELARLEEKLQTLLDQEQKIKDHIDILEKQKSKLETDIEADNSKIKKSKNKLMMVENTKEYHAMLREMDNLEKTNRMREEELASLAEDLQTQNNLLQGVNEQVEKMRAQVEDKREHMQSELKEADQQLSGLHDQRENAKEVVPTPILKRYEFIRSRLNNPVIVPVAEGICCGCNISIPPQKFNELQRGEQIFNCPNCQRLIYWEEHFPKNGDQ, from the coding sequence TTGAGTCTGTATATGAAACAAATCGAACAATTGGTGACCCTGCAACGGGTCGACGATGAAATCGTCAAATTGGAACAAACCCTGGAAGCGACTCCCAAAGAGTTGGCCCGGCTGGAAGAAAAGCTCCAGACCCTTCTTGATCAGGAACAAAAGATCAAAGACCATATCGATATCCTTGAAAAACAAAAAAGCAAACTCGAAACCGATATCGAGGCCGACAACAGCAAGATCAAAAAGAGCAAAAACAAGCTCATGATGGTCGAGAACACCAAAGAATACCACGCCATGCTTCGCGAGATGGACAATCTCGAAAAGACAAACCGCATGCGCGAAGAAGAACTCGCCTCCTTGGCTGAAGACCTGCAAACCCAGAACAATCTTTTACAGGGTGTCAATGAGCAGGTGGAGAAAATGCGGGCCCAGGTTGAAGACAAACGCGAGCATATGCAATCCGAACTTAAAGAAGCGGACCAACAGCTCTCCGGGCTCCACGATCAGCGGGAAAACGCCAAAGAGGTTGTGCCGACCCCCATTCTCAAACGCTATGAATTTATCCGCTCGCGCCTGAACAACCCGGTTATTGTCCCCGTGGCCGAAGGGATCTGTTGCGGGTGCAACATCTCCATTCCCCCGCAAAAATTCAATGAGCTCCAGCGCGGCGAACAGATTTTCAATTGCCCCAACTGCCAGCGGCTGATCTATTGGGAGGAGCACTTCCCCAAAAATGGGGATCAGTAG
- a CDS encoding queuosine precursor transporter, with the protein MPNELLWIGFALLDLSLVLLVFRLFGRVGLYGLIVFNLVICNIQVLKTIHLFGLTTTLGNILYASIFLSTDLLSEFYGKKEAQRGVLLGFCCLILATLYMQIALQFAPGPNDFAQPHLAAIFDFMPRVALGSMAAYLLSQWHDVWAFHAIRAKTGERWLWLRNNASTLVSQLIDSSVFCVIAFWGVFPFSVWLEILLTTYLIKALTAGLDTPFIYLAKRLQLAPQTQTATQGEAR; encoded by the coding sequence ATGCCCAACGAACTCTTGTGGATTGGATTTGCCCTGCTTGACCTCAGCCTTGTGCTGCTCGTTTTTCGCCTCTTCGGCCGCGTCGGCCTCTACGGGCTGATTGTTTTCAACCTCGTTATTTGCAATATTCAGGTCTTGAAAACGATCCATCTCTTCGGCCTTACGACCACCCTGGGCAACATCCTTTACGCCAGCATCTTCCTGTCCACCGACTTGCTGAGCGAATTTTACGGCAAAAAGGAAGCCCAGCGCGGCGTCCTTCTCGGATTTTGCTGTCTGATTCTGGCCACATTGTACATGCAGATCGCCTTGCAATTCGCGCCGGGCCCAAACGACTTCGCCCAACCCCACCTGGCAGCCATATTCGACTTCATGCCCCGTGTGGCCCTGGGCAGCATGGCCGCATATCTCTTGTCCCAATGGCATGATGTCTGGGCCTTTCATGCCATCCGGGCTAAAACCGGCGAACGGTGGCTCTGGCTCCGCAACAATGCCAGCACCCTTGTCAGCCAGCTGATCGACTCCAGTGTCTTCTGCGTGATTGCGTTCTGGGGTGTCTTCCCCTTCTCGGTCTGGCTGGAGATCCTTTTGACCACCTACCTGATCAAGGCCTTGACAGCAGGCCTGGACACCCCATTTATATACTTGGCCAAGCGTTTGCAGCTTGCCCCTCAGACGCAAACCGCAACCCAAGGAGAAGCCCGATGA
- the ispD gene encoding 2-C-methyl-D-erythritol 4-phosphate cytidylyltransferase yields the protein MSTWTIILAGGSGSRLAEATSGVKKQFLHYLGRPLLWHSAATFAAMPSIEGIVMVAPAEELETARALFNECAAQSPLGVPVRWTVGGRRRQDSSAQGLASLPAECRRVLIHDAARPFVSAPLTQRVLDALECFDGVVPGIPVTDTIKQAQQDLVSTTLPRHELFAIQTPQGFRTAALDQAHKTVADHGIDVTDDASMLEYSGGRVGVVAGERSNCKITTAEDLRMLTASPSTRIPCTGWGYDVHRYGAGRPMKLGGIPITNGPEIIAHSDGDVLLHALMDALLGCLGAGDIGEHFPDTDPRWDNANSSALLTDVLDWCRFNGLILRHVDMTVVCQTPKLQPWKHQIRKTVAALLGLAEHHCNLKATTEEGLGFTGHKEGIKAIVLVTGERETPTHESTFPESR from the coding sequence ATGTCCACCTGGACCATCATCCTCGCCGGCGGTAGCGGCTCACGCCTCGCCGAAGCCACAAGCGGGGTCAAGAAACAATTCCTGCACTATCTTGGCCGGCCGCTATTGTGGCACAGTGCCGCCACGTTTGCCGCCATGCCAAGCATCGAAGGCATTGTCATGGTTGCTCCGGCAGAGGAATTGGAAACCGCGCGCGCGCTGTTCAACGAGTGTGCGGCCCAATCGCCCCTGGGAGTCCCGGTGCGGTGGACCGTTGGCGGCAGACGCCGCCAGGATTCCTCGGCCCAGGGGCTGGCTTCCCTGCCGGCCGAGTGCCGCCGCGTCCTGATCCACGACGCTGCCCGCCCCTTTGTCAGTGCCCCCCTCACGCAACGCGTCCTGGACGCCTTGGAATGTTTTGACGGTGTCGTGCCCGGGATTCCAGTCACCGACACCATCAAACAGGCCCAACAAGACTTGGTCAGCACCACCCTCCCTCGCCATGAACTCTTTGCAATTCAAACCCCTCAGGGGTTTCGCACCGCTGCGCTTGACCAGGCCCACAAAACAGTCGCTGACCACGGCATTGACGTTACCGATGACGCCTCCATGCTCGAGTATAGCGGCGGTCGTGTCGGGGTCGTTGCCGGAGAGCGGAGCAATTGCAAAATCACCACCGCCGAGGACTTGCGTATGTTGACCGCTTCTCCTTCGACCCGGATCCCGTGCACCGGTTGGGGCTACGATGTACACCGCTACGGAGCGGGCAGGCCCATGAAACTCGGCGGGATCCCGATCACCAATGGCCCGGAGATCATCGCCCATTCCGACGGCGACGTCCTGCTCCACGCTCTGATGGATGCCCTGCTTGGATGTTTGGGGGCCGGAGATATTGGCGAACATTTTCCCGACACGGACCCCCGGTGGGACAACGCCAACAGCAGTGCCCTGCTTACCGACGTTTTGGACTGGTGCCGTTTCAACGGACTCATCCTGCGGCACGTCGATATGACTGTGGTTTGTCAAACCCCGAAACTGCAACCCTGGAAACACCAGATCCGAAAAACCGTGGCCGCGCTCCTCGGTCTGGCTGAACACCATTGCAATCTGAAGGCGACTACTGAAGAAGGGCTCGGATTTACTGGACACAAAGAAGGCATCAAAGCGATCGTCCTGGTGACAGGAGAACGGGAAACCCCGACCCACGAATCCACTTTTCCAGAGTCCCGGTAA
- a CDS encoding Nif3-like dinuclear metal center hexameric protein, with the protein MRVQDLLAHIETVARPDLAASWDQSGIQIAGTAQHITKMAVTLDAVPATVTAALDWGADFILTHHPLSLKPTLPSACDAYHRILRSTLEAGVWMYAAHTSLDAQPNGPVAWLADALGLQQRSVVSPSCTERARVYQIHGLSNGSGLEELPGVFDIRQTGTSEWEVTAWPQAEAAISALPARRVHVQEALHPCKVYGFGCAGRLATPVSAERFTEQVAALLNIRGWNEIGLRPETLSTVAYCPGSGADFASAAFGAGADVFLTGDVKYHQAQQVESLGWTLDVGHFSLEEHMMSSWAERLSEELLDEHIAVAFFPGNNPLTLSTG; encoded by the coding sequence ATGCGAGTCCAAGACCTCCTGGCGCACATTGAGACGGTGGCTCGGCCGGACCTGGCGGCCTCCTGGGACCAAAGCGGGATCCAGATTGCAGGCACGGCCCAACACATCACCAAGATGGCCGTGACCCTCGACGCTGTTCCGGCGACAGTCACCGCTGCCCTCGACTGGGGGGCCGACTTCATTCTGACCCATCACCCGCTGAGCCTCAAACCAACCCTCCCCAGTGCCTGCGACGCCTATCACAGGATTCTGCGCTCGACCCTTGAGGCCGGTGTCTGGATGTACGCGGCCCACACAAGCCTTGACGCCCAGCCCAATGGGCCCGTGGCTTGGCTGGCGGACGCGTTGGGCCTGCAGCAACGAAGCGTTGTTTCACCGAGTTGTACGGAACGGGCCCGCGTCTATCAGATTCACGGCTTGTCCAATGGATCCGGGCTCGAGGAACTTCCGGGCGTTTTTGATATCCGCCAGACCGGTACCAGTGAGTGGGAGGTTACGGCCTGGCCGCAGGCTGAAGCCGCCATCAGCGCTCTGCCCGCCAGACGGGTACATGTTCAGGAAGCGCTGCATCCCTGCAAGGTCTACGGTTTTGGCTGTGCAGGACGCCTTGCCACCCCGGTTTCTGCGGAAAGATTTACCGAACAGGTTGCGGCCCTTCTCAATATCAGGGGGTGGAACGAAATTGGTCTCCGCCCGGAAACTCTCAGTACAGTCGCCTACTGCCCCGGTTCCGGGGCGGATTTCGCCTCAGCCGCCTTTGGCGCCGGGGCCGACGTCTTCCTCACCGGTGACGTCAAATACCACCAAGCCCAACAGGTGGAATCCCTGGGGTGGACTCTGGATGTCGGCCATTTCAGTCTCGAGGAGCATATGATGTCTTCCTGGGCCGAACGCCTGAGCGAAGAACTCCTGGACGAGCATATCGCCGTGGCCTTTTTTCCAGGGAACAACCCCCTTACATTGTCTACAGGATAA
- a CDS encoding NAD(P)/FAD-dependent oxidoreductase, with amino-acid sequence MKKYEVAVVGQGPAGLSAAIYTARAGMSTLVLGCEPKVSGDYDIDNYFGFPETITGRELLERGKRQAKRFDVQMRCDRVLGIHPTENEEFEIKTETGKVRACSVILATGVSRIRPGIEDLSEYEGKGVSYCVSCDGFFFRNKQVMVVGEGIFAANQALELTQYTPHVSVCSQGKPLTMTESFQEKLQEAGIPVKQRKIERVEGNDVLERVIYDDGSEEAVDGLFIALGEASSLDFAYSLGVMRNGVFLQVDEEQKTSFPGVFAAGDCVGRFLQISVAVGEGAIAGRSAINFVKKQCREKGKS; translated from the coding sequence ATGAAAAAATACGAAGTGGCCGTAGTCGGACAGGGCCCGGCCGGTCTGTCCGCCGCCATCTACACCGCCCGGGCGGGCATGAGCACGCTGGTGCTCGGGTGCGAGCCCAAGGTCTCAGGGGACTACGATATCGACAATTACTTCGGTTTTCCGGAAACCATCACCGGTCGCGAACTCTTGGAACGCGGCAAACGGCAGGCCAAGCGGTTTGACGTTCAAATGCGCTGCGACCGGGTTTTGGGCATCCATCCCACTGAAAACGAAGAATTCGAAATCAAAACCGAAACCGGCAAAGTCCGGGCCTGCAGCGTTATTCTTGCCACAGGAGTTTCCCGCATTCGGCCGGGGATTGAGGACCTGTCTGAATACGAGGGCAAAGGCGTCTCCTATTGTGTCAGTTGCGACGGATTCTTTTTCAGAAACAAACAGGTCATGGTTGTGGGCGAGGGCATTTTCGCCGCCAACCAGGCCCTGGAATTGACACAATACACCCCACACGTCTCGGTCTGCTCTCAAGGCAAACCTTTGACCATGACCGAGAGTTTTCAAGAAAAACTTCAGGAGGCGGGCATTCCTGTCAAGCAACGCAAGATCGAGCGCGTTGAAGGCAACGACGTCCTGGAACGGGTGATCTATGACGACGGCAGCGAAGAAGCGGTGGACGGGCTGTTTATCGCCCTGGGCGAGGCGTCCTCACTGGATTTCGCCTATTCCCTGGGCGTCATGCGCAACGGCGTCTTTCTCCAGGTCGATGAGGAACAAAAAACGAGCTTCCCCGGTGTGTTTGCCGCTGGAGACTGTGTCGGTCGCTTTTTGCAGATCAGCGTTGCTGTCGGCGAGGGTGCTATTGCCGGCCGGTCAGCCATCAATTTCGTCAAGAAGCAATGCCGTGAAAAAGGGAAATCTTGA
- a CDS encoding FAD:protein FMN transferase yields MSKTASNDVQSTRRSCLKFLGLGALGIATPMLAARPGQAAQDLPQAQSTRPLMGTMVTVTVLDSSRDKAHEAAQSALDTMQALTPVLDRHAPGTPLSELNAQGRLKDVPPQLAAVLYQAGYFYTVSQRAFDASILPLLTLTKETFANHGEAPSETAVRRVRDRIGFDKVHIGPDGVQLQDGMQLTLDGIAKGHIIDQAANTLQQMGIRYALINAGGDIRALAGKGPGAAWRVGIKDPRGRKPFIQTMALNNGALATSGNYEHYFDRNKAHHHIIDANSGHSPRAVSSVSVVAPTVAEADALSTTLFVKPRPEAVAFANSLPNTEALLLDDELRETHTQGWLGEWA; encoded by the coding sequence ATGTCCAAGACTGCAAGCAACGACGTCCAATCCACACGCCGCTCTTGTCTGAAATTCCTTGGTCTCGGCGCCTTGGGGATCGCCACACCTATGCTCGCCGCGCGCCCCGGACAAGCGGCCCAGGATCTGCCTCAGGCGCAAAGCACTCGTCCCTTGATGGGGACCATGGTCACGGTCACGGTTCTGGATTCCTCCCGTGACAAGGCCCATGAAGCCGCGCAAAGCGCCCTGGACACCATGCAGGCCCTAACCCCGGTGCTGGACCGCCACGCACCCGGGACACCTTTGAGTGAACTCAATGCCCAGGGCCGGTTGAAGGATGTGCCGCCGCAACTCGCCGCCGTATTGTACCAGGCTGGCTATTTCTATACTGTCAGCCAGCGGGCCTTTGATGCGAGTATCCTGCCCCTGTTGACCCTGACCAAAGAGACCTTTGCGAACCACGGTGAGGCCCCCTCGGAGACGGCCGTACGCCGGGTCCGCGACCGTATCGGGTTCGATAAGGTCCACATTGGCCCCGACGGCGTGCAACTCCAGGACGGCATGCAGCTGACCCTGGACGGTATCGCCAAAGGGCATATCATCGATCAGGCGGCCAATACCTTACAACAAATGGGGATCCGCTACGCCCTGATCAACGCCGGAGGCGATATCCGGGCCCTGGCTGGCAAAGGCCCCGGTGCAGCGTGGCGGGTCGGGATCAAAGATCCACGAGGCCGCAAACCGTTTATCCAGACCATGGCTCTTAATAATGGGGCTCTGGCGACGTCCGGCAACTACGAACACTATTTCGACCGCAATAAGGCCCACCACCATATTATTGACGCCAATTCCGGCCATTCCCCGCGGGCAGTCAGCAGTGTCAGCGTGGTCGCGCCTACAGTGGCAGAAGCCGACGCCCTGTCCACCACCCTGTTTGTCAAACCGCGTCCAGAGGCCGTCGCCTTTGCCAATTCGCTTCCGAATACCGAGGCCCTGCTTCTCGACGACGAACTGCGTGAAACGCACACGCAGGGATGGCTGGGGGAGTGGGCCTAA